Part of the Gramella sp. Hel_I_59 genome, GTAGCTGGAGCAGATATTAGTGAATTTGCCGACTACTCACCAAAAGAGGGGAAGAAACTTTCAGCAGATGGACAGGAAAAGCTTTTTGATTATGTAGCCAATTTTCCCAAACCTGTAATTGCAGCTGTAAATGGTTTTGCTCTTGGTGGCGGACTAGAACTTGCCATGGCAGCTCATTTTAGAATTGCCAGTGATAATGCTAAAATGGGACTGCCGGAAGTGTCTCTTGGAGTGATCCCGGGATATGGTGGAACTCAAAGATTACCACAACTGGTAGGAAAAGGTCGTGCGATGGAAATGATCATGACCGCGGGAATGATCGATGCAAACCAGGCCTTGCAATACAACCTGGTGAACCATGTAACTTCTCAGGAAGAGTTGATGGAACTGGCTGTGAGCCTGGCTCAAAAGATCATGAAGAACTCCATGGTGGCCATTTCCACAGCGATCAAAGCGATCAATGCAAACTATGAAGTTGGTGTTGATGGATTTGAAGTGGAAGTAAAAGGTTTCGGTGATAGTTTTGGGACTGATGATTTTAAAGAAGGAACTTCAGCATTTCTAAACAAGCGTAAAGCCGACTTCCCTAATAAATAAAATACAGGTTCCTTTCTGAAAATCTTAATTTGAAGAAGGAGCCTTTTCTTTGAAAATTAACTAGGACAAAATCCATTAAAAAGGAATAATTCCATAATTTAGGATTATGAGTTATGAGGATTTTATCAAAGGCAGAGGTGCCCAGAAAAACAGCAGTAATAAGTTTGATGCGCATAGTCATGAAACCAGGGATGACTTTTTAAACTATTGTGATGCTGAAGGGGAAGAGGCGGTTAATTTTAAAACCACAACTATTGAAACCTTTCCGAAGAGTATCGTGAACAAAGTAACCAGTCCCGATGTTGGAATGGACTTTTCATTAAATCCATACCAGGGTTGTGAACACGGCTGTATTTACTGCTACGCCCGCAACAGTCATGAATTCTGGGGTTATAGCGCCGGTCTGGATTTCGAACAAAAGATCCTGGTAAAAAGAAATTCTGTTGAACTTTTAGAGAAAAAACTAAAAAGCAAATCCTGGCAGGCAAGACCCATTGTGCTATCTGGAAATACCGATTGTTATCAGCCTATTGAAAAGGAACTGAAGATCACCAGAAGTTTACTGCAAACCTTTTTGAAATACCGGCATCCTGTTGGAATGATCACCAAGAACTCCCTCATCTTACGCGATATGGATATTCTAAGAGAACTGGCTCAGGATAGGCTCGTACACGTAAATATAAGTATCACCACGCTGCAGGAACATACCCGTAGAATCCTTGAACCAAGAACTGCAAGCATCATAAAAAGACTGGAAACTGTAGAGAAACTTTCTGCGGCTAATATTCCGGTGAGTGTGATGATGGCACCTATCATTCCGTCGATCAATAATCATGAAATTATGCCGCTGGTTCGGGAAGTGGCAAATCGAGGTGCGCTGGGTGTGGGCTATACGATCGTGCGATTGAATGGGAGTATTGGGGAGATCTTTACAGACTGGATTAAAAAATCTATGCCAGATAGGGCCGATAAAGTTTTAAACCAGATTGCAGATATTCATGGAGGTAGCCTTAACGATAGTAGGTTTGGTACTCGAATGAAGGGAGAAGGCCAGTTTGCTGAACAGGTAAAGCAGCAGTTTAAAATCGCCCGTAAAATGTATCTGCAGGATCGTAAAAAGCCCAGTCTAAACTGCAAGCTACATGAGGAATACAAATACGGACAGACAAAGCTTTTTTAGATGCAAACGTTATTTTCGTTAAAATTGAATATTTTAGTAGATACGAACTAAAATCAGTAAAAATGAAAAAGCTTTTCATCTTGTTTATTATTGTAACAGGGGCAGTTACCGAATTTACAGCTCAAAATATAGCTACTCCAATTGATGTAAAAATATCGGAAACATTTAAGGATAGTAAAAAGATGACTACGCTGGCATTTTCTGTTGAAGATGGTAAAAGAGGTGTTATAATTGGCAGAAATTATAATAAGGGCTGCTACATTGAACATTACAACGAGCAGCTAAAACTTGTTGAAGAATATGAAATGCAAATGGATAATAAACGAAGTAGAATTCTTGATGCATTTACTAAAGATTCGAAATTAATGCTTGTAGAGTATCTACAAAATGCAGATGCCGAGGAACTTCAATATGTGATGCACAAAACCGATATGGATAAGTTTGTATTTGAGAGCTCAGTTCTTTTCAGTATTCCATTCTCTGAGTATAAGAAGAATATTCTAGAAAATATTTGGAGTAAGAGCATATTTGGAATGGGCAAGGAAGATCAGGACGCTTCCGGGGA contains:
- a CDS encoding enoyl-CoA hydratase-related protein; the protein is MSYQNILEEIENEILTITIDRPKKLNALNRETILELHQAFKAAKDNDEVKVVIITGSGEKAFVAGADISEFADYSPKEGKKLSADGQEKLFDYVANFPKPVIAAVNGFALGGGLELAMAAHFRIASDNAKMGLPEVSLGVIPGYGGTQRLPQLVGKGRAMEMIMTAGMIDANQALQYNLVNHVTSQEELMELAVSLAQKIMKNSMVAISTAIKAINANYEVGVDGFEVEVKGFGDSFGTDDFKEGTSAFLNKRKADFPNK
- a CDS encoding PA0069 family radical SAM protein, translated to MSYEDFIKGRGAQKNSSNKFDAHSHETRDDFLNYCDAEGEEAVNFKTTTIETFPKSIVNKVTSPDVGMDFSLNPYQGCEHGCIYCYARNSHEFWGYSAGLDFEQKILVKRNSVELLEKKLKSKSWQARPIVLSGNTDCYQPIEKELKITRSLLQTFLKYRHPVGMITKNSLILRDMDILRELAQDRLVHVNISITTLQEHTRRILEPRTASIIKRLETVEKLSAANIPVSVMMAPIIPSINNHEIMPLVREVANRGALGVGYTIVRLNGSIGEIFTDWIKKSMPDRADKVLNQIADIHGGSLNDSRFGTRMKGEGQFAEQVKQQFKIARKMYLQDRKKPSLNCKLHEEYKYGQTKLF